In Ensifer adhaerens, a single window of DNA contains:
- a CDS encoding SyrB-like regulator has translation MADESNTEIVETAPLAEVAPPKKRRGPRPKNVVAEATAELPEAGAAQPVRGRRKRADKSADAKLSVEAPAVVKTRAKKVAKGAAKTREAKQPTAATAPAPVLDDIADLLQLEEENARLRKALAEKLRAENAELRKRLGLA, from the coding sequence ATGGCAGACGAGAGCAATACCGAAATCGTTGAGACCGCGCCGCTGGCGGAAGTCGCGCCGCCCAAGAAGCGTCGGGGGCCGCGGCCCAAGAATGTCGTTGCGGAAGCGACTGCCGAGTTGCCGGAGGCAGGTGCTGCCCAGCCGGTGAGGGGACGCCGGAAGCGCGCAGATAAGTCGGCGGACGCGAAGCTTTCGGTAGAGGCACCGGCCGTTGTCAAAACCCGGGCAAAGAAGGTCGCCAAGGGCGCCGCGAAAACCCGTGAGGCAAAGCAGCCGACAGCGGCGACGGCTCCAGCTCCAGTCCTCGACGACATTGCAGATCTTCTCCAGCTCGAAGAAGAGAATGCACGGCTGCGCAAGGCGCTGGCCGAGAAACTGCGTGCCGAGAACGCCGAACTGCGCAAGCGTTTGGGCCTTGCCTGA
- a CDS encoding medium chain dehydrogenase/reductase family protein encodes MKSIRIVARRFGGPEVLETVQEEAPEPGQGEVRVRVFVAGVSFAEMLMREGIHPEKTTLPFTPGWDIVGAVEKAGEGASKLTVGQIVAALPIHGGYAQYICLPESELVPVPAGLDPAEAVSLVLNYVTAHQMIHRLAHATAGQRALVHGAAGGVGTALLQLGRLACLDMYGTASLADHQIVSDLGATPIDYQKSDFVEEIHQLTGGGVDIVFDGVGEANVWRSFQALKPGGCVIAYGFTSFLQKGKLSGGLRYRLRGILRPAWYALRAFLSPGRRRILPYSIQYLKRWRPAWFREDLSTLLNLLRDKKIKPMIADRIPLGEARRAQELIGRGSVRGKLVLVCNAG; translated from the coding sequence ATGAAATCAATTCGAATCGTTGCTCGTCGTTTTGGCGGGCCGGAGGTGTTGGAAACGGTTCAGGAAGAGGCGCCAGAGCCAGGCCAAGGCGAAGTGCGGGTGCGCGTGTTCGTTGCTGGCGTCTCCTTCGCAGAAATGCTGATGCGGGAAGGCATTCATCCGGAAAAAACCACCCTGCCATTCACGCCGGGCTGGGACATTGTCGGTGCCGTCGAAAAAGCCGGAGAAGGAGCCTCTAAGTTGACCGTCGGTCAAATCGTTGCGGCACTGCCAATACATGGCGGCTACGCTCAATACATTTGCCTGCCAGAGAGTGAACTCGTTCCTGTTCCCGCTGGCCTCGATCCCGCCGAGGCCGTAAGCCTTGTGCTTAACTATGTAACGGCCCATCAGATGATCCATCGCCTTGCACATGCAACAGCAGGACAACGGGCACTCGTTCATGGTGCCGCCGGAGGAGTTGGCACCGCCTTGCTGCAACTTGGTCGCCTGGCATGTCTGGATATGTATGGCACCGCATCTCTGGCGGATCATCAGATCGTATCGGATTTGGGCGCCACTCCGATCGACTATCAGAAGAGCGACTTTGTCGAAGAGATTCACCAGCTAACTGGTGGAGGCGTCGATATCGTCTTCGACGGAGTTGGAGAAGCCAATGTCTGGCGCTCATTTCAGGCTCTGAAGCCGGGTGGCTGTGTTATTGCTTATGGCTTCACCTCGTTCTTACAAAAAGGAAAGCTTTCAGGTGGTTTGCGCTACCGTCTTCGCGGCATACTGCGCCCCGCATGGTACGCGCTCCGCGCTTTCCTTTCGCCCGGCAGACGACGCATTCTCCCCTACAGCATACAGTATCTGAAACGGTGGAGACCCGCATGGTTTCGGGAAGATTTGAGCACGTTGCTTAATCTCCTCCGGGACAAAAAGATCAAGCCAATGATCGCTGACCGGATTCCGCTCGGTGAGGCTCGCCGTGCACAAGAACTGATCGGCCGGGGATCAGTGAGGGGCAAGCTCGTGCTGGTTTGCAATGCCGGCTAA
- a CDS encoding helix-turn-helix transcriptional regulator, translating into MIQTIAAAFFVGDAFADLLEFPGTAHALVEAMVAVALVLGILIGGWQLRLTLDAMREQERSLETARGELARIVDMQFAAWGLTSAESDVGRLALKGLDAPAIARIRNAAPGTVRAQLTRVYAKAGVSGREQFMAWFFEDLMHERLLPPE; encoded by the coding sequence ATGATCCAGACAATCGCTGCGGCTTTCTTCGTGGGTGATGCCTTTGCGGACCTGCTCGAATTTCCTGGTACCGCCCATGCCTTGGTCGAGGCAATGGTTGCCGTGGCACTCGTTCTTGGCATCCTGATAGGAGGGTGGCAGCTTCGCTTGACGCTGGATGCGATGCGCGAGCAGGAGCGCTCCCTAGAAACGGCGCGGGGGGAGCTTGCCCGAATTGTTGACATGCAGTTCGCTGCTTGGGGACTAACCTCCGCCGAGAGCGACGTTGGGCGGCTCGCCCTAAAAGGGCTCGATGCGCCCGCGATTGCTCGCATCCGGAACGCAGCGCCCGGAACGGTTCGTGCCCAACTGACACGCGTCTATGCCAAGGCTGGTGTTTCCGGGCGCGAGCAGTTCATGGCGTGGTTCTTCGAAGACCTCATGCACGAAAGGTTGCTCCCACCGGAGTGA
- a CDS encoding MFS transporter, translating to MSRSKKSCSMYTGEPAKALWISTSAFTVCFAVWTIFAIIGVRIKQDLGLSEAQFGLLVGTPILTGSVVRLVLGIWTGRYGGRLVYTLTMLASALATFLLSYATTYTEMLIAGLGVGLAGGSFAVGVAYVSPFFPPERQGTALGIFGAGNVGAAVTKFAAPFVLIAWGWQTVAEIWALVLAATAIIFWFSTTDDPAFRERRNRGVISKSLLQEFAPLKNIQVWRFSLYYAFAFGGFVALSLWLPRYLVGVYGFNLEVAGMIAAAYSIPGSIFRAFGGFLSDKKGARSVMYAMLVVCGAATLVLSLPAASITPFLFIIVIFVLGFFMSLGKAAVFKHIPAYYPNNVGAVGGIVGMMGGLGGFLLPIAFGLLKDITGLWSSCFLLLFAIVAISLVWMHVSVMRMERQAHSATATATA from the coding sequence ATGTCTCGTTCTAAGAAGAGCTGTTCGATGTATACCGGCGAACCCGCCAAAGCACTGTGGATCTCCACGTCTGCCTTCACGGTCTGTTTCGCCGTGTGGACGATCTTTGCCATCATCGGTGTTCGCATCAAGCAGGATCTCGGCCTCAGTGAGGCACAGTTCGGCTTGTTGGTTGGCACGCCCATCCTGACCGGATCCGTCGTCCGTCTCGTCCTTGGAATTTGGACCGGGCGTTATGGTGGTCGTCTCGTCTACACGCTCACAATGCTGGCATCGGCACTGGCGACCTTTCTGCTGAGCTATGCCACGACTTATACGGAAATGCTCATTGCGGGCCTGGGGGTTGGTCTTGCCGGCGGCTCCTTCGCGGTCGGCGTTGCCTACGTTTCACCGTTCTTTCCGCCGGAAAGGCAAGGGACGGCACTCGGCATCTTCGGCGCGGGCAATGTCGGCGCCGCCGTCACGAAGTTCGCAGCACCGTTCGTGCTGATCGCATGGGGTTGGCAGACAGTTGCCGAGATCTGGGCCCTGGTCCTTGCGGCAACGGCAATCATTTTCTGGTTTTCGACCACCGACGATCCCGCTTTCCGTGAGCGCCGGAATCGCGGCGTGATATCCAAGAGCCTTCTGCAGGAATTCGCTCCGCTGAAGAACATTCAGGTCTGGCGCTTCTCGCTCTACTATGCCTTCGCCTTCGGCGGCTTTGTCGCCCTGTCACTGTGGCTGCCGCGCTACCTGGTTGGTGTCTATGGCTTCAACCTCGAAGTCGCCGGCATGATTGCCGCAGCCTATTCCATTCCAGGCAGCATCTTCCGCGCCTTTGGGGGCTTCCTGTCCGACAAGAAGGGCGCGAGAAGCGTCATGTACGCGATGCTGGTCGTTTGCGGCGCAGCAACCCTCGTCCTGTCGCTGCCGGCGGCGTCGATCACTCCTTTCCTCTTCATCATTGTCATCTTCGTGCTCGGGTTTTTCATGAGCCTCGGCAAGGCGGCCGTCTTCAAGCATATCCCGGCGTACTACCCGAACAACGTCGGCGCCGTTGGCGGCATCGTCGGTATGATGGGCGGACTGGGCGGTTTCCTGCTGCCAATCGCCTTCGGCCTTCTCAAGGACATTACTGGCCTGTGGTCCAGCTGCTTTCTGCTGCTGTTTGCGATCGTCGCGATCTCTCTCGTCTGGATGCACGTGTCCGTAATGCGGATGGAACGTCAGGCGCATTCCGCGACCGCCACGGCAACTGCCTAA
- a CDS encoding CmpA/NrtA family ABC transporter substrate-binding protein, with translation MRKNRHEITAGFLPLLDSALLIVAKEKGFAEDEQVDLTLVRERSWATVRDRLAVGHFEVAHILAPMPIACNLGLTAPAPRMIVPMALGLGGNAITVSGNLWWKMVDNGATGDLDARSSGAALRQVITQGATDPLRFGVVHPYSGHNYELRYWLAASGIDPEREVEIVTLPPADMGNALKDGTIDGYCVGEPWNTFGVLKRGAHLATVKAAIWKSSPEKVLGVNARWADSHPEALAALLRAIYNASLWCAEPDNYEELARLLSGAAYINKSAEWLRPALTGELRIGGRYTQTVNDFFVPNAKAATFPWKSHALWFYTQMVRWGQVEHTASHQRVAGNTYRPDIYRSALKTLGLAMPSASSKVEGALHMETPVGSTGVLTLGPDGFFDGRLFDPERIDEYLAAQKQP, from the coding sequence ATGAGGAAGAACAGGCATGAAATCACGGCGGGCTTCCTGCCGCTTCTGGATAGTGCTCTCCTCATCGTCGCCAAAGAGAAGGGTTTTGCGGAAGATGAGCAGGTGGACCTCACGCTCGTGCGCGAACGCTCCTGGGCCACGGTCAGGGACAGGTTGGCGGTCGGACATTTCGAAGTCGCCCACATTCTTGCGCCCATGCCGATTGCCTGCAATCTCGGGCTCACCGCGCCCGCACCGCGAATGATCGTTCCCATGGCGCTTGGGCTCGGCGGCAATGCGATCACTGTGTCGGGCAATCTCTGGTGGAAGATGGTCGACAACGGTGCGACCGGTGACCTCGATGCACGCTCCAGCGGCGCCGCGTTGCGGCAAGTGATCACGCAAGGGGCAACAGACCCGCTTCGCTTCGGTGTCGTGCACCCTTACTCCGGGCATAATTACGAACTGCGGTACTGGCTTGCGGCAAGTGGCATCGATCCCGAACGCGAGGTCGAGATCGTGACGCTGCCTCCTGCCGATATGGGCAACGCACTGAAAGACGGGACAATCGACGGTTATTGCGTCGGCGAACCCTGGAACACGTTTGGCGTTCTCAAACGTGGAGCCCATCTCGCGACCGTCAAGGCAGCGATCTGGAAGTCCAGTCCGGAAAAGGTACTGGGCGTGAACGCCCGTTGGGCTGATAGTCATCCCGAAGCGCTCGCCGCGCTGCTGAGAGCGATCTACAATGCGTCGCTCTGGTGCGCCGAGCCGGACAATTATGAGGAACTCGCCCGATTGCTCTCGGGAGCCGCGTACATAAACAAGTCCGCGGAATGGCTGCGCCCCGCACTGACGGGCGAACTCAGAATTGGCGGTCGCTACACGCAAACAGTGAATGACTTTTTCGTCCCAAACGCCAAAGCGGCGACATTTCCCTGGAAGAGCCACGCGCTATGGTTCTACACGCAGATGGTTCGCTGGGGCCAGGTCGAGCATACCGCTTCCCACCAGCGGGTCGCCGGCAATACCTATAGGCCCGATATTTACCGGAGCGCCCTAAAGACGCTCGGTCTCGCGATGCCGTCCGCAAGCTCCAAGGTCGAGGGCGCGCTGCACATGGAGACGCCGGTCGGCTCCACTGGCGTATTGACCCTTGGCCCTGACGGCTTTTTCGATGGTAGGCTTTTTGATCCCGAACGCATCGACGAATATCTCGCTGCTCAAAAACAGCCGTGA
- a CDS encoding EF-hand domain-containing protein, with protein MTTTRSAYVAIIAAFLSASPTLSFGQDTPAEKQAEQPGSSEMMPGAMMGGQQYGMMGRMRQSMMHGHMMKIMFAVADSDGDGALSFEEVTAIHKRIFDKVDANKDGKVTPEELQGFMRD; from the coding sequence ATGACCACGACGAGATCCGCATATGTGGCGATTATCGCCGCGTTCTTATCCGCCAGCCCCACATTGTCCTTCGGCCAAGATACCCCGGCGGAGAAACAAGCTGAGCAACCTGGATCCTCTGAGATGATGCCGGGAGCGATGATGGGAGGGCAACAATACGGCATGATGGGGCGGATGCGGCAAAGCATGATGCATGGCCACATGATGAAAATCATGTTTGCCGTTGCCGACAGCGATGGTGACGGTGCGCTTTCGTTCGAAGAAGTCACCGCAATTCATAAGAGGATCTTCGACAAGGTCGATGCAAACAAGGACGGCAAGGTAACGCCCGAAGAATTGCAGGGCTTCATGCGCGATTAG
- a CDS encoding winged helix-turn-helix domain-containing protein → MTSELNEQQAHEAAKLLQAIAHPKRLLLLAALSDRQLSAGRLAAAVGLPPGMVYKHLHKLVEIGMLTVSAKSAGMRFSIASPETAFKLMEILAVLPVQISGNVA, encoded by the coding sequence GTGACCTCCGAACTGAATGAACAGCAGGCCCATGAGGCTGCAAAGCTCCTGCAAGCTATCGCGCATCCGAAACGGCTTTTGCTGTTGGCAGCGCTTTCCGATCGACAGTTGTCTGCTGGTCGGCTCGCGGCCGCAGTCGGGCTGCCGCCCGGAATGGTGTACAAGCACCTCCACAAACTCGTTGAAATTGGCATGCTCACGGTGAGCGCCAAGTCCGCGGGTATGCGGTTTTCCATCGCTTCTCCCGAGACCGCATTCAAACTCATGGAGATCCTGGCCGTGTTGCCGGTGCAGATATCCGGAAATGTTGCTTGA
- a CDS encoding cold-shock protein has protein sequence MAIGTVKFFNQDKGYGFISPENGGTDVFVHVSAVEGAGPLRDGQKVSYDIGQDRKTGKSRAENVRSA, from the coding sequence ATGGCAATTGGTACTGTTAAGTTTTTCAATCAGGATAAGGGCTACGGCTTCATCTCACCTGAGAACGGTGGAACGGATGTATTCGTCCATGTGTCCGCCGTTGAAGGCGCAGGTCCGCTTCGGGATGGTCAAAAGGTCAGCTACGATATTGGACAGGATCGCAAGACAGGAAAGTCGCGAGCCGAAAACGTCAGGTCAGCCTGA
- a CDS encoding ankyrin repeat domain-containing protein, giving the protein MRGLLALVALLFTATIAAAGSPLLDAVMTRDLVAVEKALAAGADVDSRARDEATPLINAALTDQFAIAELLIGKGADVMARNSGGFTPLHAAAFSGSLPISKLLLDHGATLDDAANKAGVTPLLVAAEENHVALATFFLTRGADVRHVEVHGYAPITRALWKGNIDIVRLFKRHGATCPPASVLGNEDYTKCMGIHD; this is encoded by the coding sequence ATGCGCGGGTTATTGGCATTGGTAGCGCTGCTCTTCACGGCGACAATCGCCGCCGCGGGGAGTCCCTTGCTCGATGCCGTAATGACCCGCGATTTGGTTGCAGTTGAGAAGGCTCTGGCCGCGGGTGCCGACGTCGACAGCCGGGCGCGCGATGAGGCAACGCCTCTGATAAACGCTGCCCTGACCGACCAATTCGCGATCGCAGAATTGCTGATCGGTAAAGGTGCCGACGTTATGGCGCGAAACTCTGGCGGCTTTACCCCACTCCATGCCGCAGCCTTCTCTGGCAGCTTGCCGATCAGCAAACTACTGCTCGACCACGGCGCGACGCTTGACGACGCGGCCAACAAGGCGGGTGTGACGCCGCTGCTGGTTGCCGCAGAAGAAAACCATGTCGCCCTCGCCACATTTTTTCTCACCCGGGGAGCCGATGTCCGCCACGTCGAGGTTCACGGCTATGCGCCCATCACACGGGCCCTGTGGAAAGGCAATATCGACATCGTCCGGCTGTTCAAGCGACATGGCGCGACCTGTCCTCCGGCCAGTGTACTTGGCAACGAGGATTACACGAAGTGTATGGGAATCCACGATTGA
- a CDS encoding methyltransferase: protein MSATTPDNIMQLGMGFWASKAMLSAVELGVFTELAAGPADLTDLQARLKLHPRSARDFLDTLVALKLLEREDGRYRNAPDTDLFLDKAKPSYIGGILEMANARLYGFWGSLTEALHTGEPQNEAKHSEDFFAAIYAEPARLRGFLEAMSGISADAAQAIAARFDWSKYTTFADVGAAQGMVPVAIARAHPHLKAIGFDLPAVQPIFDEFVARQGLADRIRFQSGNFFDGPMPNADVIVMGHILHDWDLAEKRMLLEKAFAALPNGGALIVYDAVIDDERRSNAFGLLMSLNMLIETRGGFDYTGADCQAWMRDAGFVSTRVEPLLGPDSMVIGFKPD from the coding sequence ATGAGCGCAACGACGCCGGACAACATCATGCAGCTCGGCATGGGGTTCTGGGCCTCCAAAGCCATGCTCAGCGCGGTCGAGCTCGGCGTCTTTACCGAGCTCGCAGCCGGCCCGGCCGACCTCACCGACCTGCAGGCCAGGCTGAAACTGCATCCCCGCTCGGCCCGCGACTTCCTCGACACGCTGGTGGCCCTGAAGCTGCTCGAACGCGAGGACGGCCGCTATCGCAACGCCCCTGATACGGACCTCTTCCTCGACAAGGCGAAGCCGTCCTATATCGGCGGCATCCTCGAAATGGCCAATGCCCGGCTCTACGGTTTCTGGGGCTCGCTGACCGAAGCCCTGCACACCGGAGAGCCGCAGAACGAAGCCAAGCACAGCGAGGACTTCTTTGCCGCGATCTATGCGGAGCCGGCACGGCTGCGCGGGTTCCTCGAGGCGATGAGCGGGATCAGCGCCGATGCGGCGCAGGCGATCGCTGCCAGGTTCGACTGGTCGAAATACACGACCTTCGCCGATGTGGGCGCTGCGCAGGGCATGGTGCCGGTGGCGATCGCGCGAGCCCATCCGCATCTTAAGGCCATCGGCTTCGACCTGCCCGCCGTGCAGCCGATATTCGACGAGTTCGTCGCCCGGCAGGGCCTCGCTGACCGCATCCGCTTCCAAAGCGGAAACTTCTTTGACGGCCCGATGCCGAATGCGGATGTGATCGTGATGGGGCATATCCTGCACGACTGGGATCTTGCCGAGAAGAGGATGCTGCTGGAAAAGGCCTTCGCCGCGCTGCCGAACGGCGGGGCCCTGATCGTCTACGACGCCGTCATCGATGACGAGCGCCGCAGCAACGCCTTCGGCCTGCTGATGAGCCTAAACATGCTGATCGAGACCCGCGGTGGGTTCGACTACACCGGCGCCGACTGCCAGGCCTGGATGCGCGACGCCGGTTTCGTGTCCACACGCGTTGAGCCGTTGCTGGGGCCGGACTCGATGGTGATCGGCTTCAAGCCCGACTGA
- a CDS encoding ANTAR domain-containing response regulator — MKPSSLNVLVIDENRIRASVIEHGLRDAGYVQVTIIADMNGLARRITEIDPDVIVIDLENPNRDMLESMFQISRAVKRPIAMFVDKSDEASIEAAVDAGVSAYIVDGLKQERVRAILKMAISRFNAFSRLNRELEEARGELENRKLVDRAKAVLMRTRGVSEEEAYALLRRTAMGQNRKIVEIAQSLITAASLLDPGADA; from the coding sequence ATGAAACCTAGCAGTCTGAACGTACTGGTCATCGATGAGAACCGCATTCGCGCATCGGTCATTGAACACGGGTTGCGGGATGCGGGATATGTTCAGGTCACAATCATCGCGGACATGAATGGTCTTGCCAGGAGGATCACAGAGATCGATCCTGACGTCATCGTCATTGATCTCGAGAATCCCAACAGAGACATGTTGGAAAGCATGTTCCAGATATCACGCGCGGTAAAACGGCCTATCGCCATGTTCGTAGACAAGTCCGACGAAGCATCGATCGAGGCTGCTGTGGACGCTGGCGTTTCAGCCTACATTGTCGACGGCCTGAAGCAGGAACGTGTGCGTGCAATCCTCAAAATGGCGATAAGCCGCTTCAATGCATTTTCGAGATTGAACCGGGAGCTTGAAGAAGCACGCGGCGAGTTGGAAAACCGCAAGCTGGTTGATCGTGCAAAGGCGGTGCTGATGCGCACCCGCGGGGTGTCTGAGGAGGAGGCCTATGCCTTGTTGCGGCGAACGGCCATGGGCCAGAACAGGAAAATCGTCGAGATCGCTCAAAGCCTTATCACTGCGGCTAGCCTGCTCGACCCTGGAGCCGACGCATGA
- a CDS encoding adenylate/guanylate cyclase domain-containing protein, with protein sequence MDRRLTAILSADVVGYSRLMGEDEVGTLERLKACRRELINPAIADFHGRIIKLMGDGALVEFASVVDAVQCAAVIQRRMDNFNQPASAAQRIRFRIGINLGDVIVEGDDIYGDGVNIAARLQTVAQPGGICVSGTAFDHAVHKADVGFSALGEQRLKNIADPVRVYRVLLDPSEAGKVVTAARKPGRQAIVVVAGLAALLIGIFVIVMGWQWSFTPQRTSVAVLPFGNLSGNPAEDYFTDGITDDLITDLASLPDLAVTARNSAFAYKGKADAAADIGRELGVRFVVEGSVRRVGDQIRINAQLIDIASGDHVWAKRFDRDAAEVFVLQDEMSRQIAKALGLGLTRSQTERIAQPPTANLEAYDNYLRAEQATRTGRPSELLGALALFDKAEALDPGFAEAFAADARATAYVWRNAFDDVLQSALARKRAYDKASRALALDPGLASPYAILAVIQVVERRYDEAIASARQAAMLGSADAEAQMAIAYVQLFAGNLAEAAAAVETALKHDPNLSAVDRYTAGLIFYLQRDYVKAIESFANARDSSPGNGYFITPLAMAYVRVGRLEDARAAVAEGIQLLGGSKSAESLAGWRMSHAHFRNEQDLAFILDALREAGMPEWPFGFQGDPHDQLKSEEIASTVLGKLLRGKTGPSGSPALLQIGRDGKAAFRSATQMMTETVFIKGDLLCEQSENAFGQADCGPVYKRASSTDEVSYAYVNSSKVFYFSPVK encoded by the coding sequence ATGGACAGGCGGCTCACCGCAATACTTTCTGCTGATGTGGTTGGTTATAGCCGGCTCATGGGAGAGGACGAGGTTGGCACGCTGGAGCGCCTGAAGGCCTGCCGCCGGGAGTTGATTAATCCCGCAATAGCCGACTTTCATGGCCGCATCATCAAGCTCATGGGCGATGGTGCGCTCGTTGAGTTCGCGAGCGTTGTGGATGCAGTTCAATGCGCCGCCGTGATCCAGCGGAGAATGGACAACTTCAACCAACCTGCTTCTGCGGCGCAGCGAATTCGGTTCCGTATTGGCATCAATCTCGGGGACGTGATCGTCGAAGGCGATGACATCTACGGCGATGGCGTGAACATAGCCGCCCGGCTGCAAACCGTCGCTCAGCCTGGCGGTATCTGCGTATCCGGGACTGCGTTCGATCATGCCGTCCATAAGGCCGATGTCGGCTTCTCCGCTCTGGGTGAGCAGCGCCTGAAAAACATAGCCGACCCTGTCCGCGTCTATCGCGTTCTCCTTGATCCGTCCGAGGCGGGGAAGGTCGTAACGGCCGCTCGCAAACCCGGTCGCCAGGCTATTGTCGTTGTTGCAGGCCTCGCCGCGCTGCTGATCGGAATTTTTGTGATCGTCATGGGATGGCAATGGTCATTTACCCCGCAGCGTACATCGGTTGCGGTGCTGCCATTTGGCAACCTGAGCGGAAACCCAGCCGAAGATTATTTTACAGATGGCATTACCGACGACCTGATCACCGACCTCGCCAGCCTGCCGGATCTGGCGGTCACCGCCCGGAATTCGGCTTTCGCGTACAAAGGCAAAGCCGACGCAGCGGCGGACATAGGACGCGAACTCGGCGTCCGCTTTGTCGTCGAGGGCAGCGTTCGACGAGTAGGGGATCAAATCCGCATCAATGCACAACTGATCGATATCGCATCCGGCGACCATGTTTGGGCTAAGAGGTTCGACCGCGACGCGGCGGAGGTGTTCGTCTTGCAAGACGAGATGAGCAGGCAGATTGCCAAGGCGCTCGGGTTAGGGTTGACACGGTCCCAAACCGAACGGATTGCCCAGCCGCCCACCGCAAACCTTGAAGCCTATGACAATTATCTGCGGGCCGAGCAGGCGACAAGGACCGGACGCCCTTCAGAGCTGCTGGGGGCCTTGGCACTGTTTGATAAGGCGGAGGCGCTGGACCCCGGTTTTGCTGAAGCCTTCGCGGCCGACGCGCGCGCCACAGCTTACGTCTGGCGAAACGCCTTTGACGATGTTCTCCAGAGCGCGCTGGCGCGAAAACGGGCGTACGACAAAGCAAGCCGAGCCTTGGCGCTCGACCCCGGTCTCGCATCGCCATACGCAATCCTTGCCGTCATTCAGGTCGTGGAGCGACGCTATGATGAGGCCATCGCCTCAGCACGTCAGGCGGCAATGCTCGGGTCTGCCGATGCCGAGGCGCAGATGGCCATCGCATACGTCCAACTGTTCGCTGGAAATCTTGCCGAAGCCGCTGCGGCCGTCGAGACGGCGCTCAAGCACGATCCGAACCTATCGGCTGTGGACCGGTACACTGCCGGCTTAATCTTCTATCTGCAGCGCGACTACGTGAAGGCCATCGAAAGTTTTGCGAACGCGCGCGATAGTTCGCCCGGAAACGGGTACTTCATTACCCCTCTCGCTATGGCTTATGTCCGGGTTGGCCGGCTTGAGGATGCGCGTGCCGCTGTCGCGGAAGGAATCCAGCTGCTTGGCGGAAGTAAATCTGCAGAGTCCCTGGCGGGCTGGCGGATGAGTCATGCCCACTTTCGAAACGAGCAGGACTTGGCATTCATCCTTGATGCCCTGCGCGAGGCCGGGATGCCAGAGTGGCCATTCGGATTCCAGGGCGATCCGCACGACCAGTTGAAGAGCGAGGAAATAGCGAGCACCGTCCTGGGGAAGCTTCTACGGGGCAAGACGGGCCCCTCCGGAAGTCCAGCACTTCTGCAGATTGGCCGCGATGGTAAGGCGGCATTCCGCTCCGCAACGCAGATGATGACCGAAACGGTTTTCATCAAGGGAGACTTGCTCTGTGAGCAGAGCGAAAACGCTTTTGGTCAAGCCGATTGCGGCCCGGTCTACAAACGTGCGAGTTCGACCGATGAAGTCAGCTATGCTTACGTCAATTCGAGCAAGGTCTTCTATTTTTCGCCGGTCAAATAG
- a CDS encoding YHS domain-containing (seleno)protein: MQTPNERISTRRHRGFWAILVLVITANVGGPSAFADDSVNTGYFGGVAIMGYDPVAYFTEGKAMKGSEKFSYEWLGTPWHFANAKHREMFISEPMRYAPQYGGYCAGEVAFGSVTVNIDPEAFKIIEGKLYLTYDKGGANWFAAHAAEAVSKADNNWPKIAANLERDQYH; this comes from the coding sequence ATGCAGACCCCGAATGAACGCATCTCGACGCGGAGACATCGCGGCTTCTGGGCGATACTCGTTCTTGTGATCACAGCGAATGTCGGTGGGCCATCGGCTTTTGCCGATGACTCGGTGAACACGGGCTACTTCGGTGGCGTGGCAATTATGGGATATGACCCGGTCGCCTACTTTACCGAAGGCAAGGCGATGAAAGGCTCCGAAAAATTCTCCTACGAATGGCTGGGAACGCCGTGGCATTTCGCCAATGCCAAACACCGCGAAATGTTTATAAGCGAGCCCATGAGGTATGCGCCGCAGTATGGCGGCTACTGCGCGGGCGAGGTCGCATTCGGGTCGGTCACCGTCAACATTGATCCAGAAGCTTTCAAGATTATCGAGGGCAAGCTTTACTTGACCTACGATAAGGGCGGTGCCAACTGGTTTGCAGCCCACGCGGCAGAAGCAGTATCCAAAGCCGATAACAATTGGCCCAAGATCGCGGCTAACCTCGAGCGGGATCAATATCACTGA